A part of Saccharomonospora amisosensis genomic DNA contains:
- a CDS encoding DUF6073 family protein, translating into MSTPMKQPSVVYGRPVTTEGVPNVYAGATVVPWTAPDPGIDNLGINSIDTFAVPGVGEYTVAFDGYVRVVRSEPTSREWSKAEVYTNLIEMKMVGECEELGRITVTLNSDCLSTGQIRTPFDPYAGEGPSAKACRMAVGAIFDMPKLGMKLVNKEPIILTIDDVRQIPPAGAPGKGQIYRMLPLHDINNLDDEPVAYVTSLRFNMGGYLTPEELAAK; encoded by the coding sequence ATGTCTACTCCAATGAAGCAGCCGTCCGTGGTCTACGGTCGTCCGGTCACGACCGAGGGTGTGCCGAACGTCTACGCGGGCGCCACCGTCGTACCGTGGACAGCGCCCGACCCTGGCATCGACAACCTCGGTATCAACTCGATCGACACCTTCGCCGTTCCCGGCGTCGGTGAGTACACGGTTGCCTTTGACGGCTATGTGCGGGTGGTGCGTTCCGAGCCGACCTCCCGCGAATGGTCCAAGGCCGAAGTCTATACCAACCTGATCGAGATGAAGATGGTCGGTGAGTGCGAGGAGCTCGGTAGGATCACCGTCACGCTCAACTCGGACTGCCTCTCCACCGGCCAGATCCGGACACCCTTCGACCCGTACGCGGGCGAAGGGCCCTCCGCGAAGGCGTGCCGGATGGCCGTCGGTGCGATCTTCGACATGCCGAAGTTGGGCATGAAGCTTGTGAACAAGGAGCCGATCATCCTGACGATCGATGACGTACGGCAGATCCCGCCGGCCGGTGCGCCAGGCAAGGGGCAGATCTACCGGATGCTGCCTCTGCACGACATCAACAACCTGGACGACGAGCCGGTCGCCTACGTGACGAGCCTGCGGTTCAACATGGGCGGCTACCTCACCCCCGAGGAGCTCGCCGCCAAGTAG
- a CDS encoding cytochrome P450, whose protein sequence is MTEAARIGELRTPPMVRGLPLLGSFLEWRRDHLGVFLRAYQRHGPVFGIRLGPQKGVVLVGPKYHEFYFREVDRTLSVPELYRFVVPMFGDVMMAATDTDRRRRHVALLQSAFQGGRLAGYTEVMAEEVDVWLAGLGDSGEFELWDTFEPLVMRIAAAALMGPEIRAKVEQFRPLLVDLARGMEFILPPNLPLPKFYRRDRARRLLTEMLRPVLARRRRHPDRYDDFLQTLVDDAELRAEGDDVQVGMALCTIFTGYITTAAQACWTLVQLLRHPDYLRSVVDELDAGTTACPRAGVRPAPRLDWATKESVRLNPVMSHYARTTAKEYVVDGYRIPRGWLTMLCPGVAHRLPEVFTDPDRYDPERFSPQRAEDKRNPNALIGFSGGFYRCPGQAFGTSEIGILLAGLITRYELTPLPEDVPADFDLGVTKPKSPLRIRYRRR, encoded by the coding sequence GTGACCGAGGCGGCACGAATCGGTGAACTCCGGACCCCGCCGATGGTCAGAGGGCTTCCGTTGCTCGGCAGCTTTCTGGAATGGCGAAGGGACCACCTCGGCGTCTTCCTGCGCGCCTACCAGCGACACGGACCGGTTTTCGGCATCCGGCTCGGCCCGCAGAAGGGTGTCGTGCTGGTCGGCCCGAAGTATCACGAGTTCTACTTCCGGGAAGTAGATCGCACGCTGTCCGTGCCCGAACTCTACCGGTTCGTGGTTCCGATGTTCGGCGACGTGATGATGGCGGCCACAGACACCGACCGCAGGCGCCGCCACGTCGCGCTGCTGCAGTCGGCCTTTCAGGGTGGAAGGCTGGCCGGCTACACCGAGGTGATGGCCGAGGAAGTGGATGTGTGGTTGGCCGGGCTCGGCGATTCCGGGGAGTTCGAGCTGTGGGATACGTTCGAGCCGCTGGTGATGCGGATCGCAGCCGCGGCATTGATGGGGCCGGAGATTCGCGCCAAGGTGGAACAGTTCCGCCCGCTTCTGGTGGACCTGGCGCGGGGGATGGAATTCATCCTGCCGCCCAACCTACCCTTACCGAAGTTCTACCGCAGGGATCGGGCGCGCAGGCTGCTCACCGAGATGCTGCGTCCGGTCCTGGCGCGGCGGCGTAGGCATCCCGACCGGTACGACGACTTCCTGCAGACCCTGGTCGACGACGCGGAGCTGCGTGCCGAGGGCGACGACGTCCAGGTGGGCATGGCCCTGTGCACGATCTTCACCGGGTACATCACCACCGCTGCGCAGGCCTGCTGGACCCTGGTGCAACTGCTGCGGCACCCTGACTACCTGCGATCCGTTGTGGACGAGCTCGATGCCGGAACCACTGCCTGCCCGCGCGCGGGCGTCCGGCCCGCGCCACGCCTGGACTGGGCGACCAAGGAGTCGGTTCGGCTGAATCCGGTGATGAGTCATTACGCGCGAACAACGGCGAAGGAGTACGTGGTCGACGGCTACCGAATCCCGCGCGGCTGGCTGACCATGCTGTGTCCCGGGGTGGCGCACCGGCTTCCCGAAGTGTTCACCGATCCTGACCGCTACGACCCGGAGCGGTTCTCCCCGCAGCGCGCCGAGGACAAACGCAACCCGAACGCGCTGATCGGTTTCAGCGGCGGTTTCTACCGATGCCCCGGGCAGGCGTTCGGCACCAGCGAGATCGGCATTCTGCTGGCCGGCCTGATCACCCGGTACGAGCTTACCCCGCTGCCCGAGGACGTCCCCGCCGACTTCGACCTCGGTGTCACCAAACCCAAGTCACCCCTGCGAATCCGCTACCGTCGCCGCTAG
- a CDS encoding SRPBCC domain-containing protein: MPVGDMNFAGIPAVPEFDLRAESEEFSPLGGVAYPVAQDRWERLVTMAPIPAPAERVWAALTGPEHVKEWLAACRGQWAERGREATLDFEDGEFFYCFTKKSAPPTTGRPGTLSYLWRWVGVGPASAVTWTLTPQGGQTVVTVVEEATNPPSDWRSWNGMGWPGILDQLAGYLRTGINTRWPWRRMGPYLQIPLPVMPFPAWEALTSPGAVQYWLQRTTGSLAVDDTMTLMMGDASGAIQLRVTKAVDAAQEFPSYLPYLEFELRRPSWTQSLGGRMWIEPAGLNASLLQVFHYDWERLDIQDPISERKLLTEFWRNAAGRAQLLFREQALPAGPHGWSMGGGAPETNGQSPGSDVDMGAVMSFAGKAMDDLAGAMSSMLAVLGVRLGLFGALAAGPAGADELAERAGLAPRYVQEWLWGMHSAGYLRFDGTTDRFTLPAEHAAVVASPTSPFSLAAGYELVPPMAAMLDEVAEAFRTGQGIGHERYPDSIYAAMERMSATWLDGALVEQWLPAVDGLVTKLERGARVVDVGSGGGRAMITLARRFPSSRFDGYDLHAPNVERARAAAEEAGVGERVHFHDADATGSVSGPLDLATLFDVLHDAPDPEALLAAVHSALAPDGVVLVLESASADAASDNTGAAGAILYGTSTLYCVPTALADGGPALGTLGLPHTELTALAEAAGFGAVGELPVQSPMNALYVLRK, encoded by the coding sequence ATGCCGGTCGGAGACATGAACTTCGCCGGAATTCCGGCGGTACCGGAATTCGATCTCAGGGCCGAGTCCGAGGAATTCTCCCCGCTTGGTGGAGTCGCCTACCCGGTCGCCCAGGACCGCTGGGAGCGACTGGTCACGATGGCCCCGATCCCGGCTCCCGCTGAGCGGGTATGGGCGGCGCTCACCGGTCCGGAACACGTCAAGGAGTGGCTTGCCGCCTGCCGTGGTCAGTGGGCCGAGCGCGGCCGAGAGGCCACATTGGACTTCGAAGATGGCGAGTTCTTCTACTGCTTCACCAAAAAGTCCGCCCCGCCGACCACCGGTAGGCCGGGGACGCTGAGTTACCTGTGGCGCTGGGTCGGCGTCGGTCCGGCCAGTGCGGTGACCTGGACGCTTACCCCGCAGGGTGGGCAGACCGTGGTCACCGTGGTGGAGGAGGCGACTAATCCACCGTCGGACTGGCGATCATGGAACGGTATGGGCTGGCCCGGCATTCTTGACCAACTCGCCGGGTACCTGCGCACCGGCATCAACACCCGGTGGCCGTGGCGACGGATGGGCCCCTACCTGCAGATCCCGCTGCCGGTCATGCCTTTCCCCGCCTGGGAGGCGTTGACCAGCCCCGGCGCCGTCCAGTACTGGCTCCAGCGCACCACCGGTTCGCTGGCCGTCGACGACACGATGACCCTGATGATGGGCGACGCGAGTGGGGCCATCCAGCTGCGCGTCACCAAGGCGGTAGATGCCGCGCAGGAGTTTCCCTCCTACCTGCCCTACCTCGAGTTCGAGCTGCGCCGCCCCAGCTGGACGCAGTCACTCGGCGGCCGGATGTGGATCGAGCCGGCAGGGCTGAACGCGAGCCTGCTCCAGGTTTTCCACTACGACTGGGAACGCCTGGACATCCAGGATCCGATCAGCGAGCGCAAACTACTGACTGAATTCTGGCGCAACGCCGCAGGGCGAGCGCAGCTGCTGTTCCGGGAACAGGCGCTCCCAGCCGGACCGCACGGTTGGTCGATGGGCGGTGGCGCCCCGGAGACCAACGGGCAATCCCCGGGATCCGATGTGGACATGGGCGCGGTGATGAGTTTCGCCGGGAAGGCGATGGACGACCTCGCCGGTGCCATGTCGAGCATGCTCGCGGTGCTCGGCGTACGGCTCGGTCTTTTCGGCGCGCTGGCGGCCGGACCGGCCGGCGCGGACGAGCTCGCCGAGCGGGCCGGGCTCGCGCCGAGGTACGTCCAGGAGTGGCTATGGGGTATGCACAGCGCGGGCTACCTACGCTTCGACGGGACCACCGACCGGTTCACCCTGCCTGCCGAACACGCCGCGGTGGTTGCCTCCCCGACATCGCCGTTCTCACTCGCTGCGGGATACGAGCTCGTCCCACCGATGGCCGCGATGCTGGACGAGGTGGCCGAGGCGTTCCGCACCGGGCAGGGCATCGGGCACGAGCGGTACCCGGATTCCATCTACGCCGCGATGGAGCGGATGAGCGCCACCTGGCTGGACGGCGCGCTGGTCGAGCAGTGGCTGCCTGCGGTCGACGGGCTGGTGACAAAGCTCGAGCGCGGTGCGCGTGTGGTCGATGTCGGCAGCGGTGGCGGGCGCGCGATGATCACGCTGGCCCGCCGTTTCCCCTCCTCCCGGTTCGACGGCTACGACCTTCACGCGCCGAACGTGGAACGGGCGCGGGCGGCGGCGGAGGAGGCCGGGGTCGGCGAGCGGGTGCACTTCCACGACGCCGACGCCACCGGTTCCGTGTCCGGCCCGCTCGATCTGGCAACGCTCTTCGACGTCCTGCACGACGCACCCGATCCCGAGGCACTGCTGGCGGCGGTGCACTCGGCGCTGGCCCCGGACGGCGTGGTGCTGGTCCTGGAGAGCGCGTCCGCCGATGCGGCCAGCGACAACACCGGAGCCGCGGGCGCGATCCTGTACGGCACCAGCACCCTGTACTGCGTGCCGACCGCGCTCGCCGACGGCGGCCCCGCGCTCGGGACCCTCGGCCTCCCGCACACCGAGCTGACTGCCCTGGCGGAGGCTGCCGGTTTCGGCGCGGTGGGCGAGCTGCCGGTCCAGAGCCCGATGAACGCGTTGTACGTGCTCCGCAAGTAA
- a CDS encoding ABC1 kinase family protein, translating into MNAVSTVDHPRSVAGWRLILRFLAISGVALLGVLCAVPVLLFGLLTGGPKRARRLGSRLLVWILQLLGPTFVKFGQLASTRKDTMPPLLCEELSNLHDAVRPMSKRQRRRALRTANIAELTQVDAKPVASGSIACVYRGRLADGRVVAVKLKRPSVDDRMRADLTLVEGMVRLAQRMPKLRGMPLADLVGYMSRAILGQLDFGREARNIRKLRDSLSVVPQIHVPAVYPELSTENCLLFEYLPELNANTPETLPAETRAKLAGRALQAASRMMFVDGFVHCDLHPGNLYLTPDERVVILDAGYCVQLPPRVRDLIGEFFFALQAGNGRRCGEIVLESAVDPDRADRGRFVAEMAEVVGELAGPGNRFDMAVFGDAVFTLQQKHGIYAASDFAFPLMSLNVLDGTVRRLSSDVDFQRVGTPTGQ; encoded by the coding sequence GTGAACGCAGTCAGCACCGTGGACCACCCGCGCTCGGTCGCCGGGTGGCGGCTCATCCTCCGATTCCTCGCCATCTCCGGTGTCGCGCTGCTCGGCGTGCTGTGCGCGGTACCGGTACTGCTGTTCGGACTGCTCACCGGCGGCCCGAAACGAGCACGGCGGCTCGGGTCACGCCTGCTGGTGTGGATCCTGCAGCTGCTCGGCCCGACCTTCGTGAAGTTCGGGCAACTGGCCAGCACTCGCAAGGACACCATGCCCCCGCTGCTGTGCGAGGAGCTGAGCAACCTGCACGACGCGGTGCGGCCGATGTCCAAGCGTCAGCGCCGGCGGGCGCTGCGCACGGCCAACATCGCCGAGCTGACCCAGGTTGACGCGAAACCGGTGGCGAGCGGCAGTATCGCCTGCGTGTACCGGGGCAGGCTGGCGGACGGCCGGGTGGTGGCGGTGAAGCTGAAGCGGCCGAGCGTCGACGACCGGATGCGCGCCGATCTCACTCTGGTAGAGGGCATGGTGCGGCTGGCGCAGCGGATGCCGAAACTGCGTGGCATGCCGCTCGCGGATCTGGTCGGCTACATGAGCAGGGCGATCCTCGGGCAGCTGGACTTCGGCCGGGAGGCCCGCAACATCCGCAAGCTTCGGGACAGCCTCTCGGTCGTGCCGCAGATCCACGTTCCCGCGGTTTATCCGGAACTGTCCACGGAGAACTGCTTGCTTTTCGAGTACCTTCCCGAGTTGAACGCGAACACCCCGGAGACCCTTCCGGCGGAAACCCGGGCCAAACTGGCTGGGCGCGCGTTGCAGGCGGCCAGCCGGATGATGTTCGTCGATGGGTTCGTACACTGCGACCTGCACCCAGGGAACCTGTACCTGACGCCGGACGAGCGGGTGGTCATCCTGGACGCCGGCTATTGCGTGCAGCTTCCACCGCGGGTACGGGACCTGATCGGCGAGTTCTTCTTCGCACTGCAGGCCGGCAACGGCCGGCGCTGCGGCGAGATCGTGCTGGAGAGTGCGGTGGATCCCGACCGGGCCGACCGGGGCCGGTTCGTGGCTGAGATGGCCGAGGTCGTCGGTGAGCTCGCCGGTCCTGGCAACCGGTTCGACATGGCGGTCTTCGGCGACGCGGTATTCACCCTCCAGCAGAAGCACGGCATCTACGCGGCCTCGGATTTCGCCTTCCCGTTGATGTCGCTGAACGTGCTGGACGGCACAGTGCGCAGGCTCTCGTCTGATGTGGACTTCCAGCGCGTCGGGACTCCCACCGGGCAATGA
- a CDS encoding AraC family transcriptional regulator has product MISRVASVAVYVRDQHSALDFYTRVLGFEVVSVEGGRAELEPAGGSTSIVLLTGERADSWPGAVYSCADIVATYESLRASGVQFAEPPTRHRGGVMTTFTDVDGNAFVLSETGTRQRVTRPLDGGYALAVVRFGRELIDRDFHRDIRIAMIASDAGLSPFQFIRLFKRTYGETPGQYLKRARMERAQCLLRYSRIAVAQIGHRVGYRSPGTFSDRFRKLVGLSPSEYRRKYYVELSGSWAPWYFAAMWARRSALSEPSATSSPRSSDTTGR; this is encoded by the coding sequence ATGATCTCCAGGGTTGCCAGCGTCGCAGTGTACGTGCGAGACCAGCACAGCGCGCTGGACTTCTACACCAGGGTGCTCGGTTTCGAGGTGGTCTCGGTCGAGGGCGGCCGGGCCGAACTGGAGCCCGCGGGCGGCTCGACCAGCATCGTCCTTCTCACGGGGGAACGTGCGGACAGCTGGCCGGGCGCGGTGTACTCCTGCGCCGACATCGTGGCCACCTACGAGTCGCTGCGGGCGAGCGGCGTCCAGTTCGCTGAGCCGCCCACTCGCCACCGCGGCGGGGTGATGACCACCTTCACCGACGTGGACGGCAACGCTTTCGTGCTGAGCGAGACCGGTACGCGGCAGCGCGTCACGCGGCCACTGGACGGCGGGTACGCGCTGGCTGTGGTGCGCTTCGGGCGGGAGCTGATCGATCGGGACTTCCACCGGGACATCCGGATCGCCATGATCGCCAGCGACGCCGGGCTGTCCCCGTTCCAGTTCATCCGGCTGTTCAAGAGGACCTACGGCGAGACCCCGGGGCAGTACCTCAAGCGCGCCCGGATGGAACGGGCGCAGTGCCTGCTGCGGTACAGCCGGATCGCCGTCGCGCAGATCGGCCACCGGGTCGGCTACCGGAGCCCCGGCACGTTCAGCGACCGTTTCCGCAAGCTGGTCGGGCTCTCTCCATCGGAGTACCGCAGGAAGTACTACGTGGAGCTGTCCGGATCCTGGGCTCCGTGGTACTTCGCGGCCATGTGGGCGAGGCGCTCGGCGCTGAGCGAACCGTCCGCTACGAGTTCGCCTCGTAGCAGCGACACAACAGGTCGGTGA
- a CDS encoding DUF5655 domain-containing protein, with the protein MTQSDDRKVVGWESMMEKAAERLRERTGADLTEWNERVREANPASEPGLRSWLAEQGVGGYSQDLLVYERYGYPEFMLTKPQELIDEQYTDRPELRPICDAVLDAALSVGDVTVQARKTYISLVSPKRTFAIVKASTKSRVDVGLNLPDARPGGRLLAAKSLPKGTVRIALSSVDEVDGEVTDLLCRCYEANS; encoded by the coding sequence ATGACTCAAAGCGATGACAGGAAAGTGGTCGGCTGGGAATCGATGATGGAGAAGGCCGCCGAGCGCCTGCGCGAACGCACCGGCGCCGACCTCACCGAGTGGAACGAGCGAGTCCGCGAAGCCAACCCGGCGAGCGAGCCCGGGCTGCGTTCCTGGCTGGCCGAGCAGGGTGTCGGCGGCTATTCCCAGGACCTGCTGGTCTACGAGCGATACGGCTACCCGGAGTTCATGCTCACCAAGCCGCAGGAGCTGATCGACGAGCAGTACACCGACCGCCCCGAGTTGCGGCCGATCTGCGATGCGGTGCTGGACGCCGCGCTGTCCGTCGGTGACGTCACCGTGCAGGCCCGCAAGACCTACATCTCCCTGGTGTCGCCGAAGCGGACCTTCGCCATCGTCAAGGCCAGCACGAAGAGCAGGGTGGACGTCGGGCTGAACCTGCCGGACGCCAGGCCGGGCGGCAGGCTGCTGGCCGCCAAGAGCCTGCCGAAAGGCACCGTGCGAATCGCGCTGAGCTCGGTGGATGAGGTCGACGGCGAGGTCACCGACCTGTTGTGTCGCTGCTACGAGGCGAACTCGTAG
- the uvrA gene encoding excinuclease ABC subunit UvrA — protein METETAGCHPDSPAAGRPLPDWLIVRGAREHNLAELVVRLPHRSLVVFTGLSGSGKSTLAFDTIYAECRRRQLHSMSAFTRQLLGELDKPDLDAIEGLCSAVALDQRGAGSNPRSTVGTATDIYDLLRVLYARVGYAAPGAPVPELSPRAFSFNLPHGACPDCQGLGTCREVARDLLVPRPELSLAQGALAPWRGPSAEPQHALAMAMARHLGADVDVPWQALPRQVQHTLLEGTSEPVAPLSGATTGPRRRDQVFHGLVPWLRRQADGGRDRAGGYLRTVRCPACAGSRLNAAQRSVRLVPDRPDTAIGELCTRPVAELLDFLSGLELEADRRAVAEQVMRDVSIRLEHLIEVGLDHLTLDRGTPSLSGGEARRLRLAQQLGTGLFGLLYVLDEPTSGLHPADVDRLLGSLRTLRDQGNSVLVVEHDQQVVRAADWVVDLGPGAGEAGGRLLHSGPLPELLGNEESLTGGHLSGRLRVPPRPYRRSPEPDRVLTVCGASEHNLRDLDLEFPLGCFTVVTGVSGSGKSTLVDTVLYRAVARAVQDEPVVPGEHRRVDGTELVSRVVRVDQSAIGRTPRSNPATYTGAFDPIRTLFARTELARELGLRPGHFSFNTAGGRCETCAGDGVVGIDMRFLPDIEVVCDACDGTRYQAATLRVTYRDLTIADVLDLPVHAALDVFGDTAAVARPLRALTEVGLGYLRLGQPARSLSGGEAQRVKLAAELSGKVNGHTLYVLDEPTTGLHPEDVRRLLGVLHGLVDKGDTVVVVEHDVVVTASADRVIELGHGGGSSGGRLVATGTPEEIVATPGSVTARYLRDACVRVPPFSNFTDTDCGGYNTYDSKR, from the coding sequence GTGGAAACCGAGACAGCTGGCTGCCACCCCGACTCACCCGCTGCCGGCCGGCCACTGCCGGACTGGCTGATCGTCCGTGGGGCGCGCGAGCACAACCTGGCCGAACTCGTAGTACGGCTACCGCACCGCAGCCTGGTGGTGTTCACCGGACTGTCCGGTTCCGGCAAGTCAACACTGGCCTTCGACACCATCTACGCCGAATGCCGCCGGCGGCAGCTCCACTCGATGTCCGCCTTCACCCGGCAACTGCTCGGCGAGCTGGACAAGCCCGATCTGGACGCGATCGAGGGCCTCTGCTCGGCCGTGGCGCTGGACCAGCGCGGCGCCGGAAGCAACCCGCGCTCGACCGTGGGCACCGCCACCGACATCTACGACCTGCTCAGGGTTCTCTATGCCAGGGTGGGCTACGCCGCTCCCGGCGCGCCGGTGCCGGAACTGAGCCCTCGCGCGTTCTCCTTCAACCTGCCGCACGGTGCCTGCCCTGACTGCCAGGGGCTGGGCACCTGTCGGGAGGTGGCCCGCGACCTGCTCGTCCCTCGGCCTGAGCTGTCCCTGGCCCAGGGCGCGCTGGCCCCGTGGCGCGGGCCGTCCGCCGAGCCGCAGCACGCGCTGGCCATGGCGATGGCCCGCCACCTCGGCGCCGACGTGGACGTGCCATGGCAGGCACTGCCCAGGCAGGTACAGCACACGCTGCTGGAGGGCACCAGCGAGCCGGTGGCCCCGTTGAGTGGCGCGACCACCGGGCCCCGTAGGCGTGACCAGGTATTCCACGGGCTCGTCCCCTGGTTGCGCCGGCAGGCCGATGGCGGCCGGGATCGAGCTGGGGGCTACCTCCGCACCGTGCGGTGCCCGGCGTGCGCCGGTAGCAGACTGAACGCGGCACAGCGGTCGGTGCGTCTCGTCCCCGACCGACCGGACACCGCGATCGGTGAGCTGTGCACGCGCCCGGTCGCCGAGCTGCTGGACTTTCTCAGCGGCCTCGAACTGGAAGCCGACCGCAGGGCAGTGGCCGAGCAGGTGATGCGGGATGTGTCGATCCGGCTGGAACACCTGATCGAGGTTGGTCTCGACCACCTGACCCTGGACCGCGGCACCCCGTCGCTTTCCGGAGGGGAGGCCCGGCGGCTGCGGCTGGCCCAGCAACTCGGCACCGGGCTGTTCGGCCTGCTGTACGTACTGGACGAGCCGACCAGCGGGTTGCACCCCGCCGATGTCGACCGGCTGCTGGGAAGCCTGCGCACCCTGCGCGACCAGGGGAACAGCGTGCTGGTCGTGGAGCACGACCAGCAGGTGGTGCGCGCGGCCGACTGGGTGGTCGACCTCGGCCCCGGTGCGGGTGAGGCGGGCGGCAGGCTGCTGCACAGCGGCCCGCTGCCGGAGCTGCTCGGCAACGAGGAGTCACTCACGGGCGGGCACCTTTCCGGGCGGCTGCGGGTCCCGCCGCGGCCGTATCGCAGGAGCCCGGAGCCGGACAGGGTGCTGACCGTGTGCGGGGCATCCGAGCACAACCTGCGCGACCTGGACCTGGAGTTTCCACTCGGCTGCTTCACCGTGGTCACCGGCGTTTCCGGCTCAGGTAAATCCACACTGGTCGATACGGTGCTGTACCGAGCGGTGGCCAGGGCCGTGCAGGACGAGCCGGTGGTCCCCGGTGAGCACCGGCGGGTGGACGGCACCGAACTGGTGAGCCGAGTGGTGCGCGTCGACCAGTCGGCCATCGGCCGCACTCCACGGTCCAATCCGGCCACCTACACCGGGGCCTTCGACCCGATCCGCACCCTGTTCGCGCGCACCGAGCTGGCGCGGGAACTTGGCTTGCGGCCAGGCCATTTTTCCTTCAACACCGCGGGCGGGCGCTGCGAGACCTGCGCGGGTGATGGTGTGGTCGGCATCGACATGCGGTTCCTGCCGGACATCGAGGTCGTGTGCGACGCCTGCGACGGCACCAGGTACCAGGCAGCCACCCTGCGGGTCACCTACCGCGACCTCACCATCGCCGATGTGCTGGACCTGCCGGTACACGCCGCGCTCGACGTGTTCGGCGACACCGCGGCGGTGGCCCGCCCGCTGCGCGCGCTGACTGAGGTAGGGCTCGGCTACCTGCGGCTGGGCCAGCCCGCGCGGTCGCTTTCGGGTGGTGAGGCGCAGCGAGTGAAGCTGGCTGCCGAACTGTCCGGCAAGGTGAACGGCCATACGCTGTACGTGCTGGACGAGCCCACCACCGGGCTGCACCCTGAGGACGTGCGCAGGCTGCTTGGTGTGCTGCACGGGCTGGTGGACAAGGGCGACACCGTAGTGGTGGTCGAGCACGACGTGGTCGTCACGGCGAGCGCGGATCGGGTGATCGAGTTGGGCCACGGCGGCGGCAGCAGCGGCGGGCGGTTGGTCGCAACCGGGACTCCCGAGGAGATCGTTGCCACACCGGGCAGCGTGACCGCGCGATATCTGCGGGATGCGTGTGTACGGGTACCACCGTTCAGTAACTTCACGGACACCGATTGCGGAGGGTATAACACGTATGACTCAAAGCGATGA
- a CDS encoding ester cyclase, translating to MSPEETKKFFRDFVDAMNAGNQERILAVWSPDMVHYGRFGTYGRDEVAELMGGFRRAFPDLHFHIEQLAVDGEDLFARMTATCTHREDFQGIPATGRKVKVQVMGQVRIVDGKIVEHRNIMDELHFLNQLGAVPDKLLTAILA from the coding sequence ATGTCGCCTGAGGAGACCAAGAAGTTCTTCCGGGACTTCGTGGATGCGATGAATGCCGGCAACCAGGAACGGATACTCGCCGTGTGGTCACCCGACATGGTGCACTACGGACGTTTCGGCACCTACGGGCGCGATGAGGTGGCCGAGCTGATGGGCGGGTTCCGCAGGGCATTTCCCGACCTCCATTTCCACATCGAGCAGTTGGCCGTGGACGGCGAGGACCTCTTCGCCAGAATGACGGCGACCTGCACCCACCGGGAAGATTTCCAGGGAATCCCGGCGACCGGGCGGAAGGTCAAGGTTCAGGTCATGGGACAGGTGCGGATCGTCGATGGGAAGATCGTCGAGCACCGCAACATCATGGACGAACTACACTTCCTGAATCAGCTCGGAGCGGTGCCGGACAAGCTGCTCACGGCTATTCTGGCGTAG
- a CDS encoding VOC family protein: protein MLNELGSVTIFVTDQDKAREFYTSKVGLEVRRDESFGPIRWLEVAVPGSATSIVLFPQDNPVYQEDLMREFTGLQFLTEDIQSTYEQLSGRGVPFTQPPMRMPFGWTAVFTDEDKNQFSLLQPS, encoded by the coding sequence GTGCTCAACGAGCTCGGCAGTGTGACTATCTTCGTCACTGACCAGGACAAGGCGCGCGAGTTCTACACCAGTAAGGTCGGTCTGGAGGTTCGCCGTGACGAGAGTTTCGGACCGATTCGCTGGCTGGAGGTCGCCGTTCCCGGCTCCGCGACGTCCATCGTGCTCTTCCCGCAGGACAACCCTGTGTACCAGGAAGACCTGATGCGCGAGTTCACCGGCTTGCAGTTCCTTACCGAAGACATTCAGTCGACCTACGAGCAACTGAGCGGTCGTGGGGTGCCCTTCACCCAGCCTCCGATGCGGATGCCGTTCGGCTGGACCGCCGTGTTCACCGACGAAGACAAGAACCAGTTCTCCCTCCTTCAGCCCTCCTGA